The proteins below are encoded in one region of Mesotoga sp. Brook.08.105.5.1:
- a CDS encoding aldo/keto reductase, with the protein MEYRRLGKTDLQISLLGLGGFHLLEIELKEVRKIVDRYLEAGGNYFETARSYGDGVSERKLSEALPKDGVIVASKTGGRDEESSRSDLLATLKALGRDHIDILFLHAVTKSRDWEAITSPNGALKTVEWAKSEGLVRYAGITSHGYGGTLLKALKEYPFDLFMTQMNYYDRFNFPEIETKVIPFSVCNNIGIIAMKALADGYLWKSVEDAFRYTMTLPVSCIVSGINTLEQLEEDLTLIEKRPFTAAELDHLFAEAPELGNYICRQCMKCLPCPEGINIPGFFLAEGRYDRQMLDGKIISAADYALRDRLAHWFGSEEQGIAEYKSLVPGVDSCNDCGICVERCPYGIDIPRKLRIARSKITEGYVW; encoded by the coding sequence ATGGAGTATCGAAGACTTGGCAAGACAGATTTACAGATCTCCCTTCTGGGGTTGGGAGGCTTCCATCTTCTCGAGATTGAACTGAAAGAAGTGAGAAAGATAGTGGATCGCTATCTCGAGGCCGGAGGAAATTACTTTGAAACAGCAAGATCGTACGGCGATGGGGTCTCCGAGCGCAAGCTATCGGAAGCATTGCCCAAGGACGGGGTGATCGTGGCTTCCAAGACGGGCGGCAGAGATGAGGAGTCTTCAAGAAGCGATCTTCTTGCGACACTCAAAGCTCTTGGAAGGGATCATATAGATATCCTGTTTCTTCACGCAGTAACGAAAAGCCGCGACTGGGAGGCGATCACTTCGCCGAACGGCGCACTCAAGACCGTGGAGTGGGCAAAGAGCGAAGGGCTTGTGCGGTACGCAGGAATTACGAGCCACGGTTACGGCGGTACGCTTTTGAAGGCACTAAAAGAATATCCTTTCGATCTATTCATGACTCAAATGAACTACTACGATAGGTTCAACTTTCCCGAGATTGAAACGAAGGTAATCCCTTTCTCCGTTTGCAACAATATAGGAATAATCGCGATGAAGGCGCTGGCCGACGGGTATCTCTGGAAAAGCGTTGAGGACGCCTTCAGGTACACAATGACGCTCCCCGTTTCTTGCATTGTGAGCGGAATTAACACCCTCGAGCAGCTGGAAGAGGATCTCACGCTGATTGAGAAAAGGCCGTTCACTGCGGCCGAACTCGACCATCTCTTTGCAGAGGCGCCCGAACTAGGGAATTACATTTGTAGACAGTGCATGAAGTGTCTGCCCTGCCCTGAGGGGATCAACATTCCCGGGTTCTTCCTCGCCGAAGGACGTTACGATAGACAGATGCTGGATGGCAAGATCATAAGTGCCGCGGATTACGCTTTGAGAGACAGACTAGCTCACTGGTTTGGAAGCGAGGAGCAGGGGATCGCTGAGTATAAGTCTCTCGTTCCCGGCGTTGACAGTTGCAACGATTGCGGCATCTGTGTCGAGCGTTGTCCATATGGAATAGATATTCCCAGGAAACTCAGGATTGCCAGATCGAAGATAACGGAGGGCTATGTCTGGTAG
- a CDS encoding DUF6512 family protein, translated as MGRISFFPLEVLGFFFVFFFGALLHMVYGCSEGNAIVGLISPVNESIWEHLKMVFVPGLILLAVELFFCKEVPVPALIVGKTLGIYVMYATILGGFYFYTLFIHHNLIVDILLMALAVALGQIISYNVVSKLNVSRAAEWIPLVILIFLGAAFVLFRFIPARWEPFRDSVAGGYGTN; from the coding sequence GTGGGCAGAATCAGCTTTTTTCCTTTGGAAGTACTGGGTTTCTTCTTCGTATTCTTTTTTGGGGCGCTCCTCCATATGGTCTACGGATGTAGCGAAGGTAATGCAATCGTAGGCTTGATCTCTCCGGTTAATGAGAGCATTTGGGAGCACCTAAAAATGGTCTTCGTGCCGGGGCTTATTCTGCTGGCGGTGGAGCTGTTCTTTTGCAAGGAGGTGCCAGTACCCGCGCTGATTGTGGGAAAGACACTCGGCATCTACGTGATGTACGCCACAATCCTCGGGGGTTTCTACTTCTACACGCTCTTCATCCACCACAATCTCATTGTTGATATACTATTAATGGCCCTTGCTGTGGCTCTCGGTCAGATCATATCCTATAACGTAGTCTCAAAGCTCAATGTAAGCAGGGCTGCAGAGTGGATTCCTCTGGTCATACTGATTTTCTTAGGTGCTGCCTTTGTGCTGTTCAGATTCATACCGGCGCGTTGGGAGCCTTTCAGAGACTCAGTCGCTGGGGGATACGGAACCAATTAG
- a CDS encoding urocanate hydratase, protein MLSERDIYESMEIKLDEALPPDPVFQPGIRRAPKRELNLSPNEIELALRNALRYIPTRLHERLAPEFLEELRSTGRIYGYRYRPQGEIKGRPIDQYRGKCIEGRAFQVMIDNNLDFDVALYPYELVTYGETGQVCQNWMQYRLIKRYLEELSDEQTVVVMSGHPLGLFRSMKTSPRVIITNALMIGMFDDQEQWIRAQALGVANYGQMTAGGWMYIGPQGIVHGTFNTILNAGRQKLGIPDDGDLRGHLFVSSGLGGMSGAQGKAVKIAGGVGIIAEVDRSRIQTRLDQGWIDEIVDDPSSAFALAKEKAEKKESLAIAFFGNIVDLLEYAVKNNIHIELLSDQTSCHAPYDGGYCPQGLTFEERTELLSNDKKRFGELVDKSLIRHFDYIKLLVERGTYFFDYGNSFMKAVYDAGAKEISRNGNDTSEGFIFPSYVEDIMGPMLFDYGYGPFRWVCLSGKKEDLLKTDAAAMSCIDPDRRGQDRDNYIWIRDADRNKLVVGTQARILYQDAKGRRDIALKFNEMVRGGEIGPVMIGRDHHDTGGTDSPFRETSNIKDGSNIMADMATQCFAGNAARGMSLVALHNGGGVGIGKAINGGFGLVLDGSERVDEIIKTSIPWDVMSGVARRAWARNENALSVAADFNRERVGNEQITLPYLVDDDIIRRAVKTVIKE, encoded by the coding sequence GTGCTTTCCGAAAGAGACATCTACGAATCAATGGAAATCAAACTAGATGAGGCTTTGCCGCCCGATCCAGTCTTCCAGCCGGGGATCAGGAGAGCGCCCAAGAGAGAGCTGAACCTCTCGCCTAACGAGATCGAACTGGCCCTCAGAAACGCGCTGCGTTACATTCCAACAAGACTTCACGAAAGGCTTGCGCCCGAGTTCCTCGAAGAGCTGCGCTCAACGGGGAGAATTTACGGATACAGGTATCGGCCTCAAGGCGAAATAAAAGGCAGACCGATCGACCAATACAGAGGAAAGTGCATTGAAGGAAGGGCCTTTCAGGTAATGATCGACAACAACCTCGACTTCGATGTGGCTCTCTATCCCTACGAGTTGGTGACTTACGGGGAGACCGGACAGGTATGCCAGAACTGGATGCAGTACAGGCTCATAAAGAGATATCTAGAAGAGTTAAGCGACGAACAGACAGTCGTCGTTATGTCCGGCCATCCACTTGGTCTATTCAGGTCAATGAAGACCAGTCCCAGGGTGATAATCACCAATGCGCTCATGATCGGGATGTTCGACGACCAGGAGCAATGGATAAGAGCCCAGGCGCTGGGTGTAGCCAACTATGGACAGATGACGGCTGGAGGCTGGATGTACATAGGGCCACAGGGAATAGTTCACGGAACCTTCAATACAATCCTTAACGCGGGAAGGCAGAAGCTTGGTATCCCGGATGACGGCGATCTCCGCGGACACCTTTTCGTCTCCTCGGGGCTCGGCGGAATGAGCGGTGCTCAGGGAAAGGCAGTGAAGATAGCCGGCGGAGTGGGAATAATCGCCGAAGTAGATCGATCGAGGATTCAGACTAGACTTGATCAGGGCTGGATCGACGAAATAGTCGATGATCCATCGAGCGCCTTCGCCCTGGCAAAGGAAAAGGCTGAGAAGAAAGAGAGCCTTGCGATCGCCTTCTTCGGAAACATTGTTGATCTGCTTGAATATGCGGTCAAGAACAACATTCACATAGAATTGCTTTCCGATCAGACGTCCTGCCACGCTCCGTACGATGGGGGTTACTGCCCCCAGGGTCTGACCTTTGAAGAGAGGACAGAGCTACTCAGTAACGACAAGAAGAGATTCGGGGAGCTGGTCGACAAATCACTGATCAGGCATTTTGATTACATAAAGCTGCTCGTCGAAAGGGGAACGTACTTCTTCGATTATGGTAACTCGTTCATGAAGGCAGTATACGATGCCGGAGCCAAAGAGATTTCTAGGAACGGTAACGATACCTCGGAGGGATTCATCTTCCCCTCCTACGTTGAGGATATAATGGGGCCCATGCTTTTCGACTACGGATACGGCCCGTTTCGATGGGTCTGCCTGAGCGGAAAGAAAGAGGATCTGCTCAAGACCGATGCGGCCGCAATGAGCTGCATAGATCCAGATCGTCGTGGTCAGGACAGAGACAATTACATCTGGATTAGAGATGCCGACAGAAACAAGCTGGTCGTCGGTACTCAGGCAAGAATACTTTATCAAGATGCCAAGGGCAGACGCGATATCGCTTTGAAGTTCAATGAAATGGTAAGGGGCGGAGAGATAGGACCGGTAATGATTGGCAGAGACCATCACGACACCGGAGGGACAGACTCCCCTTTCAGAGAGACATCTAATATCAAAGACGGAAGCAATATAATGGCGGATATGGCTACCCAATGCTTCGCAGGAAACGCCGCAAGAGGCATGAGCCTGGTCGCACTTCACAACGGAGGTGGAGTGGGAATTGGAAAGGCCATAAACGGAGGATTCGGACTCGTTCTCGACGGAAGCGAGAGAGTGGACGAAATTATTAAGACGTCGATACCCTGGGATGTGATGAGCGGAGTTGCCAGAAGAGCCTGGGCGAGAAACGAAAACGCTCTTTCCGTGGCTGCGGATTTCAACAGAGAGAGAGTGGGGAATGAGCAGATCACTCTCCCCTATCTAGTAGATGACGACATCATTCGTAGGGCCGTGAAAACAGTGATAAAGGAGTGA
- a CDS encoding pyruvate kinase alpha/beta domain-containing protein, with the protein MYFAKSDEETTRTLLKRIFERSAEAGIKDVVLPSTSGRVAKLAYETVPDPIKLTIVTHSVGFREPDGDEFDQEVKKLYTGTRHSILTATHLFRGIDGAFVKSAGGAYPPQVFATALRLFGQGTKVAVEIAIMAADAGMIRTDQWVVTAGGTSHGIDTAYIIKACHSNDLSLFKFGELIAIPSSL; encoded by the coding sequence ATGTATTTCGCAAAGAGTGACGAAGAGACGACAAGAACTCTTCTCAAAAGGATTTTCGAGCGATCGGCAGAAGCCGGTATAAAGGACGTTGTTTTGCCGTCGACCAGCGGGCGGGTTGCAAAGCTGGCTTATGAGACCGTCCCCGATCCCATCAAGCTGACAATTGTTACTCATAGTGTCGGTTTTAGAGAACCAGATGGAGACGAATTCGACCAAGAAGTAAAAAAACTGTATACCGGAACGAGGCACTCTATTCTGACCGCTACCCACCTTTTCAGAGGGATCGACGGAGCATTCGTGAAGTCTGCAGGAGGTGCCTATCCGCCTCAAGTATTTGCTACGGCGCTCCGCCTTTTCGGCCAGGGAACGAAGGTCGCAGTTGAGATAGCGATCATGGCTGCAGATGCGGGAATGATCAGAACCGACCAGTGGGTAGTCACAGCCGGAGGAACGAGCCATGGAATCGATACGGCCTATATAATCAAGGCATGCCACTCAAATGATCTTAGCCTCTTCAAGTTCGGTGAGCTCATAGCTATTCCGTCGAGCCTATAA
- a CDS encoding glycosyltransferase, with the protein MKDDNGRLLDLAKEMAEKIDKGKVSVEAAVGQLRNNRATADEFSALQLLIGALNNRDRLAELTDSGNSIMRILSAIRIGELISPNEFGRQSQEWKNDELLITSLLRGMVRKRKRICTETISPLAGSSDEVNFLLARLVEYEKPESITSDNLISVVAEAALERGSFFFDPDFLVNLWRRDETAHCSLLCMADGDGDLIRYMIGNIDKSNRSLVLMALLKAAKHGIDLSHLSPLLISDPYLKQVYGLLKDLKNGTAIEDPLVQFSFYGDPLQSGKGSSGGMGTFLRTLGNGLAESLPGVITIVPIDVKELLEKRSLLSTENDRHFFMYVPFFELDRMIPDSFLRDRLMVESNVRDILAMAKIRPAFFHMRFSDFASYSMLRLAKKLGARSFFTITPDPQRRFSNQNGDLIDLEPSRALRETSRVEIAWTMLDECDRLFGIGAEDSRNQLFSYYPQLHRHNFSKKLQMMPEGISLRNECPFRTKGPLYSLFFDQSKEFFLERSFSKKPLLLSVGRLDTTKGQIKLLKAWGDSNLCTSFNLVIIGGDVNSPNETEAGELARMRDYLRMNDRIRGRFCHLPAMSNDEIRCLENSISQVKTIPWPPIYIAPSFKEEFGIAILEAMAAGFVAIGPKRGGVKSYIRHAQNGFLIDTTSEETIRKELQEILLDKELSARKLKMIAENGSRTVYKRYSISVVSRMFAAAYLD; encoded by the coding sequence GTGAAAGATGACAATGGAAGGCTGCTTGATCTAGCTAAGGAAATGGCGGAGAAGATCGACAAAGGAAAAGTCTCTGTTGAAGCGGCAGTGGGTCAGCTGAGAAATAATAGAGCAACAGCTGATGAATTCTCTGCTCTTCAGTTATTGATCGGTGCTCTGAACAACAGAGACAGACTTGCTGAATTGACAGATAGCGGAAACAGTATTATGAGAATATTGTCGGCAATAAGAATTGGTGAGCTGATTTCTCCTAACGAATTTGGCAGACAGTCTCAGGAATGGAAAAACGATGAGCTTCTGATCACATCTCTATTAAGAGGAATGGTTCGAAAGAGGAAAAGGATTTGTACAGAAACAATCTCACCTCTTGCCGGAAGCTCAGACGAAGTCAACTTTCTTCTTGCACGTCTTGTTGAATATGAAAAACCGGAGTCAATAACATCTGATAATCTAATTTCGGTGGTCGCCGAAGCCGCCCTTGAAAGGGGAAGCTTCTTCTTTGATCCCGATTTTCTAGTTAATCTTTGGCGCAGAGATGAGACGGCGCATTGCAGTCTGCTCTGTATGGCCGATGGAGATGGCGATCTCATAAGATATATGATAGGTAACATTGATAAGTCTAACCGGTCTCTCGTTTTGATGGCGTTGCTGAAAGCCGCGAAGCATGGAATCGATCTTTCTCATCTCAGTCCTCTTCTCATTTCTGACCCGTATTTGAAGCAAGTCTATGGACTGCTTAAGGATCTGAAAAACGGCACGGCGATTGAAGATCCGCTCGTGCAATTCAGTTTCTACGGTGATCCGCTTCAGTCCGGGAAAGGCTCCAGTGGTGGTATGGGAACATTTCTTAGAACATTGGGGAATGGACTGGCCGAAAGCCTTCCGGGAGTTATCACGATCGTCCCTATAGATGTGAAAGAACTCCTCGAGAAAAGAAGCCTACTGAGCACTGAAAATGATCGACATTTCTTCATGTATGTTCCTTTCTTTGAGCTAGATAGGATGATTCCAGACAGCTTCCTTCGCGATCGCCTGATGGTCGAGTCGAACGTTAGAGATATTCTCGCAATGGCCAAAATCAGGCCAGCTTTTTTTCACATGCGCTTCTCCGACTTTGCATCTTATTCGATGCTTCGATTGGCGAAAAAACTTGGAGCCAGATCCTTCTTCACGATCACTCCCGACCCACAGCGTCGTTTCTCCAACCAGAATGGCGATCTGATAGATCTTGAGCCCTCAAGGGCCCTTAGAGAAACTTCTAGAGTTGAGATTGCCTGGACAATGCTCGATGAATGTGACCGGCTGTTCGGAATAGGGGCAGAAGACAGTCGTAATCAGCTCTTTTCCTACTATCCGCAGCTGCACCGGCATAACTTTTCCAAGAAGCTCCAAATGATGCCCGAGGGGATATCTTTGCGCAACGAATGCCCTTTCAGGACTAAAGGTCCGCTTTACTCACTCTTCTTTGATCAAAGCAAGGAGTTCTTTCTGGAGAGATCCTTCAGCAAGAAGCCCCTTCTTCTAAGTGTCGGCAGGTTAGATACTACAAAGGGGCAGATCAAGCTCTTGAAGGCATGGGGTGACTCGAACTTATGTACTTCATTCAATCTAGTAATAATCGGAGGAGATGTCAACAGCCCGAATGAAACTGAAGCCGGAGAACTTGCTAGGATGAGGGACTATTTGAGGATGAACGACAGAATTCGGGGAAGGTTCTGCCATCTTCCTGCGATGAGCAATGATGAGATTAGATGCCTTGAAAACAGTATCTCGCAAGTCAAAACAATCCCCTGGCCGCCGATATACATTGCACCTTCGTTCAAAGAGGAGTTCGGTATTGCGATACTTGAAGCAATGGCGGCAGGTTTTGTTGCGATAGGACCAAAACGCGGCGGCGTTAAAAGCTACATAAGACACGCGCAAAACGGCTTCCTGATTGATACAACCAGCGAGGAAACGATCAGGAAAGAGCTTCAAGAGATCCTGCTTGATAAAGAGCTTTCAGCCAGGAAACTTAAGATGATCGCCGAAAACGGAAGTAGAACTGTATACAAGAGATACTCAATCTCTGTAGTCTCAAGAATGTTTGCAGCCGCCTATTTAGATTAG
- a CDS encoding DUF5615 family PIN-like protein, with amino-acid sequence MKEKFKLDENLPKASVVLFRENHFDATNVTEEQLEGATDDRILAVCGYENRVLVTQDLGFSDITLLSRTEVPGIIILRLRSQSRESVFEALGRLIPVLKRSFVTGKIVIVSESRIRIREV; translated from the coding sequence TTGAAAGAGAAATTCAAGCTTGATGAAAACCTTCCCAAAGCTTCTGTTGTGCTCTTTCGTGAGAACCACTTCGATGCCACGAACGTAACAGAAGAACAGCTTGAAGGCGCAACTGATGATCGTATTCTTGCTGTTTGCGGATATGAGAACAGAGTTCTCGTGACTCAGGATCTTGGCTTCTCAGACATTACTCTTCTTAGTCGCACCGAAGTTCCAGGAATAATTATACTTCGTCTCAGAAGCCAGTCAAGAGAAAGCGTTTTCGAAGCGCTAGGAAGACTAATCCCAGTTCTCAAAAGAAGCTTCGTAACGGGTAAGATAGTGATTGTAAGCGAAAGTAGAATAAGAATTAGAGAAGTATAG
- a CDS encoding DUF433 domain-containing protein, with protein MTSFDRIVLDPHICHGRACIKGTRIPVSLILDELAAGHSFEEIIDQYPSLAREDIISAIEYASLLTKERVEILP; from the coding sequence ATGACAAGTTTTGATAGGATTGTCCTTGATCCTCATATATGCCATGGCAGAGCCTGTATAAAGGGAACGAGAATTCCTGTTTCTCTCATTCTAGATGAGCTTGCAGCCGGACATAGTTTCGAGGAAATTATCGATCAATACCCCTCACTAGCTCGTGAGGACATCATTTCCGCTATCGAATATGCATCTCTGCTTACGAAAGAGCGAGTTGAAATTCTGCCTTGA